From one Catellatospora sp. IY07-71 genomic stretch:
- a CDS encoding flavin monoamine oxidase family protein, with protein MDADVIVIGAGVAGLVTADRLAAAGRRVLVLEARDRVGGRTLTVPVPGFPGHVVDQGGQWAGPGQDLLYKELARFGLETYPQQYGGGAALVLFRGRARRYTGRIPKLDPLTLADVGQTQLRFDRLARTVDLAAPWRTPRAGELDGQTFESWLRRVCWTERGRDFFRTACEAVFATVPANLSLLHALFYAASGTSLEHLITTTGGAQQDRVAAGMGTLAVRLAAQLGDRIRLDSPVRAITQDADGVRVRTDDAEFAASRVVVAVPPTLAGRIAYRPAMPPRRDQLTQRVPHGGIIKCHAVYAEPFWRADGLSAECASDRGPVKVAFDATPPGEGSPGILLAFLDGPESLRLGELPYEQRREEVLRSLARYVGPQAMDAVAFLERDWNAEEWTRGCYGAHLPPGAWTQVGAALREPVGRLHWAGTETAERWCGYIDGAISSGERAAAEILAA; from the coding sequence ATGGACGCAGACGTGATCGTCATCGGGGCCGGGGTAGCCGGGCTCGTCACCGCCGACCGGCTCGCCGCGGCGGGACGCCGGGTGCTCGTGCTGGAGGCCCGCGACCGCGTCGGTGGCCGCACGCTCACCGTGCCCGTCCCCGGCTTCCCCGGCCACGTCGTCGACCAGGGCGGCCAGTGGGCCGGACCCGGCCAGGACCTGCTCTACAAGGAACTCGCCCGGTTCGGCCTGGAGACCTACCCGCAGCAGTACGGCGGCGGCGCGGCGCTGGTCCTGTTCCGCGGCAGGGCCCGCCGCTACACCGGGCGCATCCCGAAGCTCGACCCGCTGACCCTGGCCGACGTCGGGCAGACCCAGCTGCGCTTCGACCGGCTCGCCCGCACCGTCGACCTCGCCGCGCCCTGGCGCACCCCGCGCGCCGGGGAGCTCGACGGGCAGACCTTCGAGAGCTGGCTGCGCCGTGTCTGCTGGACCGAACGCGGCCGGGACTTCTTCCGCACCGCCTGCGAGGCCGTGTTCGCGACGGTGCCCGCCAACCTGTCGCTGCTGCACGCGCTGTTCTACGCCGCCAGCGGCACCAGCCTGGAGCATCTGATCACCACGACGGGCGGTGCTCAGCAGGACCGGGTCGCCGCGGGCATGGGCACGCTCGCCGTCCGGCTCGCCGCGCAGCTCGGCGATCGGATCCGGCTGGACAGCCCGGTCCGGGCGATCACCCAGGACGCCGACGGGGTGCGGGTGCGCACCGACGACGCCGAGTTCGCGGCGTCGCGCGTGGTGGTGGCGGTGCCGCCGACGCTGGCGGGGCGGATCGCGTACCGCCCGGCCATGCCCCCGCGCCGGGACCAGCTCACCCAGCGCGTCCCGCACGGCGGGATCATCAAGTGCCACGCCGTGTACGCCGAGCCGTTCTGGCGGGCCGACGGGCTGTCCGCGGAGTGCGCGAGCGATCGCGGGCCGGTGAAGGTCGCGTTCGACGCCACGCCGCCCGGGGAGGGCTCGCCCGGCATCCTGCTGGCGTTCCTCGACGGGCCGGAGTCGCTGCGCCTGGGCGAGCTGCCGTACGAGCAGCGGCGGGAGGAGGTGCTGCGCTCGCTGGCCCGCTACGTGGGGCCGCAAGCGATGGACGCGGTCGCGTTCCTGGAGCGCGACTGGAACGCCGAGGAGTGGACCCGCGGCTGCTACGGCGCGCACCTGCCGCCGGGCGCGTGGACCCAGGTCGGCGCGGCGCTGCGCGAGCCGGTCGGCCGCCTCCACTGGGCCGGGACCGAGACCGCCGAACGCTGGTGCGGCTACATCGACGGCGCCATCTCCTCCGGCGAACGCGCCGCGGCCGAAATTCTCGCCGCGTGA
- a CDS encoding RNA polymerase sigma factor: MESDDAAARARFEALFDAHYAELTRFASRRVGPDTAGDVVSGTFLIAWRRLAEVPETHPRAWLYGVARHVIANELRSRERRDRLVAKAGGAGHAVTEDHAGQVGEHLRVRAALAALSPADQEVLRLTAWDGLDVAEAALVLGCSRTALKVRLHRARRRFAARLRAAEGADLSTARRGPLPTILPEGSTR, encoded by the coding sequence ATGGAATCAGACGACGCGGCCGCACGCGCGCGCTTCGAGGCGCTGTTCGACGCGCACTACGCGGAACTGACGCGGTTCGCCTCCCGCCGGGTGGGACCGGACACGGCCGGGGACGTGGTCTCCGGCACGTTCCTCATCGCCTGGCGCAGGCTCGCCGAGGTGCCCGAGACGCACCCCCGGGCCTGGCTGTACGGCGTGGCACGGCACGTCATCGCCAACGAGCTGCGCTCCCGCGAACGCCGGGACCGCCTCGTCGCGAAGGCGGGCGGTGCCGGGCACGCCGTCACCGAGGACCACGCCGGGCAGGTCGGCGAGCACCTGCGGGTGCGGGCGGCGCTGGCCGCGCTGTCCCCCGCCGACCAGGAGGTGCTGCGGCTGACCGCGTGGGACGGGCTGGACGTGGCCGAGGCCGCGCTGGTGCTGGGCTGCAGCCGCACCGCGCTCAAGGTCCGCCTGCACCGTGCCCGCCGCCGCTTCGCGGCCCGCCTGCGGGCGGCCGAGGGAGCCGACCTCTCCACCGCCCGGCGCGGTCCACTGCCGACGATCCTTCCCGAAGGGAGTACCCGCTGA